The proteins below are encoded in one region of Opisthocomus hoazin isolate bOpiHoa1 chromosome 26, bOpiHoa1.hap1, whole genome shotgun sequence:
- the MPP2 gene encoding LOW QUALITY PROTEIN: MAGUK p55 subfamily member 2 (The sequence of the model RefSeq protein was modified relative to this genomic sequence to represent the inferred CDS: deleted 3 bases in 2 codons), whose protein sequence is MSGPGGGTPPRAPAVAPLGPQAMQQVLDNLVGLPGTPGAADLDLIFLRGIMASPIVRSLAKAHERLEETKLEAVRDNNVALVQEILRDLGQLARPDSAAAELARILREPHFQSLLETHDSVASKSYETPPASPSPEPTFSCQPVPPDAVRMVGIRKAAGENLGVTFRVERGELVIARILHGGMVAQQGLLHVGDVIREVDGAAVGSDPRALQDTLRHASGSVVLKILPSYQEPHPPRQVFVRCHFDYDPASDSLIPCKEAGLKFMAGDLLQIVNQDDPNWWQACHVEGGSAGLVPSQLLEEKRKAFVKRDAEVAPSAGALCGSLSGKRKKRMMYLTTKNAEFDRHELLIYEEVARMPPFRRKTLVLIGAQGVGRRSLKNKLLMADQARYGTTVPYTSRKPKESEKDGQGYRFVSRGEMEADIKAGRYLEHGEYEGNLYGTKIDSIRAVVETGKMCILDVNPQAVKVLRTAEFVPYVVFIEAPAPETLRAMNRAALESGVATKQLTEADARRTAEESGRIQRGYGHYFDLSLTNDDLERTFGRLREAMERLRAQPQWVPVSWVY, encoded by the exons ATGAGCGGCCCCGGCGGTGGGAccccgccgcgcgcccccgccgTCGCCCCCCTGGGCCCCCAAG ccatgCAGCAGGTCCTGGACAACCTGGTGGGGCTCCCCGGGACCCCGGGGGCCGCCGACCTTGACCTCATCTTCCTCCGCGGCATCATGGCCAGCCCCATCGTGCGGTCCCTGGCCAAG gCCCACGAGCGGCTGGAGGAGACCAAGCTGGAGGCGGTGCGGGACAACAACGTGGCGCTGGTGCAGGAGATCCTGCGCGACCTGGGGCAGCTGGCGCGGCCGGACAGCGCGGCCGCCGAGCTCGCCCGCATCCTGCGCGAGCCCCACTTCCAG TCGCTGCTGGAGACCCACGACTCGGTGGCCTCCAAGAGTTACGAGACccccccggccagccccagcccggagcccaCCTTCAGCTGCCAGCCCGTGCCCCCCGACGCCGTGCGCATGGTGGGCATCCGCAAGGCGGCTGGCGAGAACCTG GGGGTGACGTTCCGGGTGGAGCGGGGGGAGCTGGTCATCGCCCGCATCCTGCACGGGGGGATGGTGGCACAGCAGGGGCTGCTGCACGTGGGCGACGTCATCCGGGAGGTGGACGGAGCG GCGGTGGGCAGCGACCCGCGGGCGCTGCAGGACACCCTGCGCCACGCCAGCGGCAGCGTCGTCCTCAAGATCCTGCCCAGCTACCAGGAGCCCCACCCGCCCCGGCAG GTCTTCGTCAGGTGTCACTTCGACTACGACCCGGCCAGTGACAGCCTCATCCCCTGCAAGGAGGCCGGGCTCAAGTTCATGGCCGGTGACCTCCTGCAGATCGTCAACCAGGATGACCCCAACTGGTGGCAG GCGTGCCACGTGgag gggggcagcgcggggctggtgcccagccagctgctggaggagaagcgCAAGGCCTTCGTCAAGAGGGACGCGGAGGTGGCCCCCAGCGCCG GGGCCCTGTGTGGCAGCCTCAgcgggaagaggaagaagaggatgatGTACCTGACGACGAAGAACGCCG AGTTCGACCGCCACGAGCTGCTGATCTACGAGGAGGTGGCCCGCATGCCGCCCTTCCGCCGGAAAACGCTGGTGCTGATCGGCGCCCAGGGCGTGGGGCGCCGCAGCCTCAAGAACAAGCTCCTCATGGCCGACCAGGCCCGCTACGGCACCACCGTCCCCT ACACGTCGCGGAAGCCGAAGGAGAGCGAGAAGGACGGGCAGGGGTACCGCTTCGTGTCGCGGGGGGAGATGGAGGCCGACATCAAGGCGGGCCGGTACCTGGAGCACGGCGAGTACGAGGGCAACCTCTACGGCACCAAGATCGACTCCATCCGCGCCGTGGTGGAGACCGGCAAGATGTGCATCCTGGACGTCAACCCCCAG gcaGTGAAGGTGCTGAGAACGGCCGAATTCGTGCCGTACGTGGTCTTCATCGAAGCCCCCGCTCCCGAGACGCTGCGGGCCATGAACCGGGCGGCTCTGGAGAGCGGCGTGGCCACCAAGCAGCTCACG GAGGCCGACGCCAGGCGGACGGCGGAGGAGAGCGGCCGGATCCAGCGCGGCTACGGCCACTACTTCGACCTCAGCCTGACCAACGACGACCTGGAGCGCACCTTCGGGCGGCTGCGCGAGGCCATGGAGCGCCTGCGCGCCCAGCCCCAGTGGGTGCCTGTCAGCTGGGTCTACTAG
- the LOC142364251 gene encoding pro-neuropeptide Y-like gives MVTSRRPRRVPVALGALLCLGALAAAYPPKPETPGDDASPEELARYLAALRHYINLVTRQRYGKRAGPEALLWELLPGASSGRSRSDGDSAW, from the exons ATGGTGACGtcgcggcggccgcggcgcgtGCCGGTGGCCCTGGGCGCGCTGCTGTGCCTGGGCGCGCTGGCGGCCGCGTACCCCCCCAAACCCGAGACCCCCGGCGACGACGCCTCGCCCGAGGAGCTGGCCCGCTACCTGGCGGCCCTGCGCCACTACATCAACCTGGTGACACGGCAGAG GTACGGCAAACGCGCCGGCCCGGAGGCCCTGCTGTgggagctgctccccggggccAGCAGCGGCAGGTCACG GTCCGACGGCGACTCGGCGTGGTGA